In Aquiflexum balticum DSM 16537, a single genomic region encodes these proteins:
- the cas2 gene encoding CRISPR-associated endonuclease Cas2 has translation MYVILVYDIGERRVVKMLKLCREYLNWIQNSVFEGEITEVKLKELISRAKKFMKKEEDSLIIFKSREERWLEKEIIGQEKNDLDIFI, from the coding sequence ATGTATGTAATATTAGTATATGATATTGGAGAGAGGCGGGTGGTGAAGATGTTAAAGCTTTGTAGGGAATACTTGAACTGGATTCAGAATTCGGTGTTTGAGGGGGAGATCACGGAAGTCAAATTGAAGGAACTGATCAGCAGGGCAAAGAAGTTTATGAAAAAGGAAGAAGATAGTTTGATCATATTCAAAAGCAGGGAAGAAAGGTGGTTGGAAAAGGAAATCATCGGTCAGGAAAAAAATGACCTGGACATCTTTATTTGA
- the cas1b gene encoding type I-B CRISPR-associated endonuclease Cas1b, with translation MKKTYYLFNPGRISRKDNTLKFTPVDESGREGQPKYIPVEGVSDLYCFGSLDANSALYNFLGKAGISVHFFDYYEHYTGSFQPKEYLLAGKMQVQQTLHYASKDKRLKIARKFVEGAAFNISKNLKYYINREKDLSAQLEKIQELNSKIHGCIEIPELMGIEGNIRQIYYDAFDVILKEHAMEGRSKQPPLNEVNALVSFGNMMCYTMCLDQIYHTQLNPTISFLHEPGFRRYSLALDIAEIFKPILVDRVIFRVLNKKEIQSKDFDIHINKVVLKESGKRVFIKAFEERLNETIKHRTLNKHVSYKHLVKLECYKLSKHILEMETYQPFKIWW, from the coding sequence ATGAAGAAAACCTATTACCTCTTTAACCCCGGCAGAATAAGCCGAAAGGACAATACACTGAAATTCACCCCTGTGGATGAAAGTGGGCGGGAGGGGCAGCCCAAATATATTCCTGTCGAAGGTGTATCTGACCTTTACTGTTTCGGGAGCCTGGATGCAAATTCTGCCCTATACAATTTTCTTGGTAAGGCCGGAATCAGTGTACATTTCTTTGATTACTATGAGCATTATACCGGGAGTTTCCAGCCCAAAGAATATCTGCTTGCGGGCAAGATGCAAGTACAACAAACCCTCCACTATGCCTCCAAGGATAAAAGGCTTAAAATAGCAAGGAAATTTGTTGAAGGTGCAGCCTTTAATATTTCCAAGAACCTCAAATATTATATCAATAGGGAAAAAGATCTTTCCGCTCAACTTGAAAAGATTCAGGAGCTCAATTCCAAAATCCATGGTTGTATCGAGATTCCCGAACTGATGGGCATAGAGGGCAATATCCGGCAGATATATTATGATGCATTTGATGTGATCCTAAAGGAACATGCAATGGAAGGCAGAAGCAAGCAACCTCCCCTCAATGAGGTGAATGCTTTGGTATCCTTTGGCAATATGATGTGCTATACCATGTGTCTGGATCAGATCTACCATACCCAATTGAATCCTACGATCAGTTTTCTCCATGAACCGGGCTTTCGGCGCTATTCCCTTGCCCTGGACATTGCTGAGATTTTCAAACCCATTTTGGTTGACCGTGTGATCTTCAGAGTTTTGAACAAAAAAGAGATACAGTCAAAGGATTTTGATATTCATATCAATAAAGTGGTATTGAAGGAATCGGGAAAAAGGGTGTTTATCAAAGCCTTTGAGGAAAGATTGAACGAGACCATCAAACACCGGACTTTGAACAAACATGTTAGTTATAAACATTTGGTCAAGTTGGAGTGCTACAAACTGAGCAAGCACATATTGGAAATGGAGACTTATCAGCCGTTTAAGATTTGGTGGTAG
- a CDS encoding CRISPR-associated protein Cas4, translating to MPITGTHIAYLHTCHRKLWLFANGIQMEHTSDIVAEGKLIGETSYQDRSVKYTELEIDGIKIDFYDAKNKVIHEVKKSDKVEHAHFAQVKYYLYILIKNGISEASAIIEYPKLRQRQIVEWEMEDLLTVEGWIALTKQIIHQDNCPDLINKPFCKKCSYYDFCYANEENLLPL from the coding sequence ATGCCTATCACCGGAACCCATATCGCCTATCTCCACACCTGCCACCGAAAACTTTGGCTTTTTGCCAATGGGATACAGATGGAGCATACTTCTGATATTGTGGCTGAGGGAAAATTGATCGGTGAGACATCCTATCAGGACAGGTCAGTCAAATATACCGAACTGGAAATCGATGGCATCAAGATTGACTTTTATGATGCCAAGAACAAAGTCATCCATGAGGTAAAGAAGTCTGATAAGGTAGAGCATGCCCACTTTGCCCAAGTGAAATACTACCTGTACATACTGATAAAAAATGGGATCTCAGAAGCTTCAGCAATAATTGAATACCCCAAACTCCGTCAAAGGCAGATTGTGGAATGGGAAATGGAAGACCTTCTGACAGTAGAGGGCTGGATCGCACTCACCAAGCAGATTATCCACCAAGATAATTGTCCCGATCTAATCAACAAGCCCTTTTGCAAAAAGTGCAGCTATTATGATTTTTGTTACGCCAATGAAGAAAACCTATTACCTCTTTAA
- a CDS encoding CRISPR-associated protein Cas7, which yields MNTIYIRTLKRAEHTVFNVANGQKTYFDQQFGRAIPFSSGQQVKRSLLESVCESLNLMPSPTTFIFDVDKQKKLGEGEVYGTCDPTYPDQLFGGWMKAIKGGGERTLKRRSPLSISAMRALHPLLAGIDIRGGEAGTYDRSERPNNKVIVRGVDGKELSENEIAELLKVEGNTDRSLGRKWLNPADRATGLFVFDIAIDLRRLFSVSLNSNEPEMSETTIQKLKDEGWIESKNVFGPCLVAPKSLREKWVKGLAQAIINWRITSNQSRTFSLMDTLAIAISDNANLVAGSIRAKLSEEDSRKADPIIDENLNGVETFISLQAGGFILTKGETADALERAEKALIDKMIAFDYENQISILNP from the coding sequence ATGAACACTATTTATATCCGTACACTAAAAAGAGCAGAGCATACTGTGTTTAATGTGGCCAATGGCCAAAAAACATATTTTGATCAACAATTCGGACGAGCAATTCCATTTTCAAGTGGTCAACAAGTAAAAAGATCTCTACTTGAATCTGTTTGCGAAAGCCTAAATCTTATGCCATCACCTACTACTTTTATTTTTGATGTTGACAAACAAAAAAAGTTAGGAGAAGGTGAGGTTTATGGAACCTGCGACCCTACCTACCCTGATCAGTTATTTGGTGGCTGGATGAAAGCTATAAAAGGTGGAGGTGAAAGAACATTAAAGCGTAGGAGTCCATTATCCATTTCTGCTATGAGGGCACTTCACCCACTATTGGCAGGGATTGATATTAGAGGTGGTGAAGCAGGCACCTACGACAGAAGTGAACGTCCTAATAATAAGGTAATTGTTCGTGGAGTTGATGGTAAAGAACTTTCAGAAAATGAAATTGCAGAACTGTTAAAGGTAGAAGGAAATACGGATAGAAGCCTAGGCCGAAAATGGCTTAATCCTGCAGATAGAGCGACAGGTCTTTTTGTTTTTGATATTGCAATTGATTTGAGAAGACTATTTTCAGTAAGTCTCAATTCTAATGAGCCCGAAATGTCTGAAACTACCATTCAGAAATTAAAAGATGAAGGGTGGATAGAGTCCAAAAATGTGTTTGGTCCATGTTTAGTAGCTCCAAAATCGCTAAGAGAGAAGTGGGTAAAAGGTCTCGCACAGGCTATAATCAATTGGAGGATTACATCAAATCAGTCTAGAACATTTAGTTTAATGGACACGCTAGCCATCGCCATTAGTGATAATGCCAATTTAGTTGCAGGAAGCATCCGAGCCAAATTATCAGAAGAAGATTCCAGGAAGGCAGACCCAATCATTGATGAAAATCTAAATGGTGTAGAAACATTTATATCCTTACAGGCTGGTGGATTTATTCTTACGAAAGGAGAAACTGCCGATGCCCTCGAACGTGCCGAAAAGGCATTAATTGATAAAATGATAGCATTTGATTATGAAAATCAAATATCAATATTAAATCCATAA
- a CDS encoding CRISPR-associated helicase/endonuclease Cas3, with protein MEKLFAKSSPEWTPLKDHLLQVASATKVFAKHLKLDEELAFKGAILHDIGKAHPRFQKRLKEKDSNKNVLRHEISSLLFLSVFPEPEHEVLIEMVAGHHKSVRQDSGGKGLLDLENEVDGYEDFHIGDWENWSPYAFHLLNDLGITCSTFGEDVARDNLSKAIKFCKRKTKERGYSFWRGLLMGADHFASALINETNKELERVFRTPNLSFYNRTHELYPLSQKDTSSAKKHTIVVASTGAGKTDYLFKRTKGRVFYTLPFQASINAMYKRVASDLQKTNPDLDIRVLHASSSVIKRKEGEEESVLQSLFGSSIKILTPHQLAAIAFGMKGYEAILLDLKGCDIILDEIHTYTGVSQAIVLKLVEILKSINCLIHIGTATMPTVLYNKIVDLLGEDVLEVKLSNEEMDKFDRHTVHKLENFKDAKLLIQNAIRKDEKVLIVCNRVAKAQDVYRLLKDQYPNVDILLLHSRFKRGDRNLKEKELIGLDDEGNPFGQYNTSQKACIVVSTQIVEVSLDISFDIMITECAPMDALIQRFGRINRKRSSEIIGKTKPVFVIAPPENKIDALPYDIEVLNRSFDVLPNGETLHERSLQEKIDQVFPRIDFLNIEEHAIFKADGSIRIDQLTHRNKSILFELLDIDSVSCITEGDEDLYTNSFYEERLNMEIPIRYFSIKEMRQLQVGNRPFIIPDKAYSFELGLDIKLIKLSNFDVNNQML; from the coding sequence ATGGAAAAGCTTTTTGCCAAATCTTCACCAGAATGGACACCCTTGAAAGATCATCTTTTGCAGGTTGCAAGTGCGACAAAAGTATTCGCCAAACATTTGAAATTGGATGAAGAATTGGCATTTAAAGGAGCTATTTTGCATGATATCGGAAAGGCACATCCAAGATTTCAAAAAAGGCTGAAGGAAAAAGATAGTAATAAAAATGTTCTTAGACATGAGATTTCTTCACTTCTTTTTTTATCTGTTTTTCCTGAGCCGGAACATGAGGTTTTAATTGAAATGGTTGCTGGGCATCATAAGTCTGTTCGTCAGGATTCCGGTGGCAAAGGATTACTTGATTTAGAAAATGAAGTCGATGGTTATGAAGATTTCCATATTGGGGATTGGGAGAATTGGAGCCCTTATGCCTTTCATTTATTAAATGATTTAGGGATTACTTGTTCAACATTTGGTGAAGACGTGGCAAGGGATAACCTTAGCAAAGCCATCAAATTTTGCAAGAGAAAAACCAAAGAACGAGGCTATTCATTTTGGCGTGGACTTTTAATGGGAGCGGATCATTTCGCCTCCGCGCTAATCAATGAAACAAATAAGGAGCTGGAGCGTGTTTTTAGAACTCCAAATCTCAGTTTTTATAATAGAACCCACGAACTCTATCCCCTATCTCAAAAGGATACGTCATCTGCGAAAAAACATACTATTGTTGTAGCAAGTACGGGTGCAGGTAAGACCGATTATCTTTTTAAAAGAACCAAAGGTAGGGTTTTCTACACCTTGCCTTTCCAAGCTTCTATCAATGCAATGTACAAGCGCGTAGCTAGCGATTTACAAAAAACAAATCCTGATTTAGACATAAGAGTATTGCACGCCTCTTCCAGTGTCATTAAGCGTAAAGAAGGTGAGGAGGAATCTGTTTTGCAGTCTTTATTCGGCTCTTCCATCAAAATATTAACCCCGCATCAATTAGCCGCCATTGCATTTGGCATGAAAGGATATGAGGCGATATTGCTTGACTTAAAAGGATGTGATATAATTTTGGATGAAATTCACACCTACACCGGAGTGTCTCAAGCAATTGTGTTAAAGCTTGTCGAGATATTAAAATCAATCAATTGTCTTATCCACATTGGTACGGCTACCATGCCTACAGTACTATATAATAAGATAGTTGACCTACTTGGAGAGGATGTTTTGGAAGTCAAATTATCAAATGAAGAAATGGATAAGTTTGACAGGCATACGGTACACAAGTTGGAGAATTTTAAAGATGCGAAGTTATTGATTCAAAATGCAATTAGAAAGGATGAAAAAGTACTTATTGTTTGTAATAGAGTAGCCAAGGCCCAAGATGTTTACCGATTACTGAAAGATCAATATCCCAATGTTGATATTTTGCTCTTACATAGCAGGTTTAAGCGCGGTGACCGAAATTTAAAAGAAAAGGAATTAATTGGCCTAGATGATGAAGGCAATCCGTTTGGACAGTATAACACCAGTCAAAAGGCGTGTATTGTAGTTTCTACCCAAATTGTAGAGGTGAGTCTAGATATTAGCTTTGATATAATGATAACTGAGTGTGCTCCCATGGATGCTTTAATCCAGCGATTTGGGAGAATAAACAGGAAAAGAAGCTCGGAAATTATAGGGAAAACTAAGCCTGTATTTGTAATAGCTCCGCCTGAAAATAAAATAGATGCACTTCCTTATGATATAGAAGTATTAAACAGATCTTTTGATGTGCTTCCCAATGGAGAGACTTTACATGAACGAAGTCTTCAAGAAAAGATTGACCAAGTTTTCCCGAGAATTGATTTTTTAAACATAGAGGAACATGCCATTTTCAAGGCAGATGGAAGCATTCGTATTGATCAATTAACTCATAGAAATAAATCAATCCTTTTCGAATTGTTGGATATAGATTCTGTTTCCTGTATCACTGAAGGAGATGAGGATTTGTACACGAATTCATTTTATGAAGAACGATTGAATATGGAGATTCCAATAAGGTATTTCAGTATAAAAGAAATGAGGCAATTGCAAGTAGGCAACCGCCCATTTATCATACCTGACAAAGCATACAGCTTCGAATTAGGTTTAGATATCAAACTAATTAAACTATCAAATTTTGATGTAAACAACCAAATGTTATGA
- the cas6 gene encoding CRISPR-associated endoribonuclease Cas6 — protein sequence MRATLKLSANTEKVPFDYQRQLVGAFHKWIGENHIHDDVSLYSLSWLMGGKINIDGFDFKYGAEWIISTYESILLGSVIKGIQQDPEINFGMTVKEIVLSDDPPVESIQKFYLNSPIFIKRKAGSRQHYYIFSDKESDMLMTQTLQTKLKKAGLNHEGVNVYFDKTYRNPKTKIISFNGIDCRASMCPIIIEGSPDQIKFAWNVGIGNSTGIGFGALK from the coding sequence ATGCGAGCAACTTTAAAACTATCTGCTAATACTGAAAAAGTACCTTTCGACTACCAAAGACAATTGGTTGGTGCTTTTCATAAATGGATAGGTGAAAATCATATCCATGATGATGTTTCTTTATATTCCCTTTCATGGTTAATGGGTGGCAAAATCAATATTGATGGTTTTGATTTTAAATATGGGGCTGAATGGATTATCAGCACTTATGAATCAATCCTTTTGGGATCAGTGATCAAAGGCATTCAGCAAGACCCAGAAATAAATTTCGGTATGACTGTCAAGGAAATTGTACTATCAGATGACCCACCAGTAGAAAGCATTCAAAAATTCTACCTAAACAGTCCGATATTCATTAAGAGAAAAGCCGGCAGTAGACAACATTACTATATTTTTTCTGATAAAGAGAGTGATATGTTAATGACTCAAACGCTCCAGACCAAGTTAAAAAAGGCTGGACTAAACCATGAAGGAGTGAATGTTTATTTTGATAAAACTTACCGTAATCCCAAAACAAAAATAATCTCATTTAACGGAATAGATTGTAGAGCGAGCATGTGCCCTATAATCATAGAAGGAAGTCCTGATCAAATAAAATTTGCCTGGAATGTAGGTATAGGAAACTCCACCGGAATTGGATTTGGTGCATTAAAATAA
- the cas6 gene encoding CRISPR-associated endoribonuclease Cas6, whose amino-acid sequence MRFKIRLQKEGGGWYLPINYQYELSSAIYRTIDRANSGFSKFLHDQGYLAFGKKFRLFTFSRIQFQNYKIIKEAGRIEHFGEKAEFEISFLVDRAAEEFIKGLFMDQVFVLGDKVSKVNYVISSIEAVSPPLFQETMHYHCLSPIFIKRKRLDGGEDYLHPADKEYGMLMVQNLLSKSMAFIKTVIGQESEKPILPDFEFKPKGKVYKNGVKIKQLTEQETMLIGYMYEFELRVLVELHEIGYYAGFGQLGSQGFGCVGVK is encoded by the coding sequence ATGAGGTTTAAAATCAGGTTACAAAAAGAAGGAGGAGGTTGGTATTTGCCCATCAATTACCAATATGAGTTGTCCTCAGCGATATACAGGACCATAGACCGGGCAAATAGCGGGTTTAGTAAGTTCCTACATGACCAAGGTTATCTGGCATTTGGTAAAAAATTCAGGCTTTTTACATTTTCCAGGATTCAGTTTCAGAATTATAAAATTATCAAGGAAGCAGGCCGAATCGAGCATTTTGGTGAGAAGGCTGAATTTGAGATCAGTTTCTTGGTTGACCGGGCTGCTGAGGAGTTTATCAAGGGATTGTTTATGGATCAAGTATTTGTATTGGGGGACAAGGTCAGCAAAGTCAATTATGTGATTTCATCCATTGAGGCGGTTAGCCCTCCCCTATTTCAGGAAACAATGCATTACCACTGCCTTTCCCCAATATTTATTAAGAGAAAAAGATTAGATGGTGGGGAAGATTATCTCCATCCTGCAGATAAAGAATATGGCATGCTAATGGTCCAAAACCTGCTTTCCAAGTCAATGGCATTCATCAAAACTGTGATTGGGCAAGAATCAGAAAAACCAATCCTACCCGACTTTGAATTTAAACCAAAAGGGAAAGTGTATAAAAACGGGGTCAAGATCAAACAGCTGACAGAACAGGAAACAATGCTGATCGGTTATATGTATGAATTTGAATTGCGAGTTCTGGTTGAGCTTCATGAAATCGGATATTATGCCGGGTTTGGGCAATTGGGGAGTCAGGGATTTGGGTGTGTGGGAGTTAAATGA
- a CDS encoding Mce/MlaD family protein, with product MSLFSTEDYEKFKEIVSTIKFDGQREIFESLDQYIGALNQDYKDIFKALISVFLLHADAGEIDGDFIEGFSASFNRKLNPKKKNQTKLLTDRIKDLFYSSHLLILSLKAASLYQEAEHLFSQGRVLTDIRPIFNKDASEFSENYAILLHRLKIEFNEEDGRKDIYFTMTRNQILELSETLARALEKERTIKSKTHFKFL from the coding sequence TTGAGTCTGTTTTCGACTGAGGATTATGAAAAATTTAAAGAAATTGTATCAACTATAAAATTTGATGGCCAAAGGGAAATTTTTGAAAGCCTTGACCAGTATATCGGAGCCCTAAACCAAGATTATAAGGATATATTTAAGGCATTGATCAGTGTGTTTTTATTACATGCTGACGCCGGTGAAATTGATGGTGATTTTATTGAAGGGTTTTCCGCATCCTTTAATAGGAAGCTGAATCCAAAAAAGAAAAATCAAACAAAATTATTGACAGATAGAATAAAAGATCTTTTTTATTCAAGCCATTTATTAATATTAAGTTTGAAGGCGGCAAGCCTATATCAAGAAGCCGAACATTTATTTAGTCAGGGAAGGGTGTTGACAGATATCCGACCTATATTCAATAAAGATGCCTCTGAGTTTTCTGAAAATTATGCGATTTTATTGCATAGGCTTAAAATAGAATTTAATGAAGAAGACGGAAGAAAGGATATTTATTTTACTATGACGAGAAACCAAATATTGGAACTTTCTGAAACGTTGGCACGTGCATTGGAGAAAGAACGTACCATTAAATCTAAGACACACTTTAAATTTTTATAA
- a CDS encoding helix-turn-helix domain-containing protein, producing the protein MGENEDSGFTVLENKNIGRNLATFRKLRDRKAMEVAEYLGIKEAAYTKYERGESKITIELIQKVAEFLNVDPLQIVSANPGHVIEHLTNSPFSISGNVKANYADKNQTEVMLKMMETMMQMNEAIKRILESK; encoded by the coding sequence ATGGGAGAGAATGAAGATTCCGGTTTTACAGTGCTGGAGAACAAAAATATAGGTAGAAATCTGGCCACTTTCAGAAAGTTACGAGACAGGAAAGCTATGGAAGTGGCAGAATATCTTGGGATAAAGGAAGCTGCCTATACAAAGTACGAAAGAGGTGAAAGCAAAATAACCATAGAATTGATCCAAAAAGTGGCTGAATTTTTAAATGTGGATCCATTGCAAATCGTCAGTGCCAATCCTGGTCATGTCATTGAACACTTGACTAATTCACCTTTCTCAATTTCTGGAAATGTAAAAGCCAACTATGCAGATAAAAATCAGACAGAGGTAATGCTGAAGATGATGGAAACCATGATGCAGATGAATGAGGCTATCAAAAGGATTTTGGAGAGTAAATGA
- a CDS encoding TlpA family protein disulfide reductase, whose translation MPLTQNKKSGLLIYGQIYTHQKYPVVELEILPNPIDLISKNPSPISLKADTKIGNVWDGANGEHIFTFHLTDLNQNGFFSLRADENTLISNFLYNPGDSLKIRFDQTTGTTVFSGPSAPFFEVQYLMKREKAKQELSRPMVFATDDKAKFLSNQNVALTVKESKTTWRKEITVLEQTIEQKNRELLLNLSNPTNPSDPRWHVLSGFKDDLKEDKYQMLQTWLGGTIAREAVYGIYVQILNLEAKNNHQVLNSFLSEVSIVLKGHLKEIPPIQYVQGNDPYLEFLYYAARIFAKADNKDWHKAILEDIPAPYRDFLLAKHLVRQKDLDKSLIVEWIPLFQNEEIRTFINNYLLSSNLGKIIDDAALQNSDLKPVRLYDYLGKWTLIDFWYTGCSACIKYYEKSLGPLEKSLTTNPDFQIISISVDKSPEKWLKSLEKGTYTSSHAINLFTAGEGHHLPWLNENNIFGYPSQILLSPDGIVVKNTGLNLPADALLELILSHINSINHTKPNHN comes from the coding sequence GTGCCCCTTACCCAGAATAAAAAATCAGGATTGCTGATTTATGGCCAAATATATACCCATCAAAAATACCCGGTAGTAGAGCTTGAAATACTTCCAAACCCTATAGACCTCATCTCCAAAAACCCCTCTCCAATTTCTCTTAAAGCTGATACCAAAATTGGCAATGTATGGGATGGGGCAAATGGGGAACATATCTTTACATTCCACCTTACTGACTTGAATCAAAATGGATTTTTTAGCCTTAGGGCAGATGAAAATACTTTAATATCAAATTTTCTCTACAATCCAGGAGACAGCCTCAAAATAAGGTTTGATCAGACTACAGGGACCACGGTTTTTTCCGGACCTTCAGCACCATTTTTTGAAGTCCAGTATCTCATGAAAAGGGAAAAAGCCAAACAGGAACTTTCCCGCCCAATGGTCTTTGCCACTGATGATAAAGCAAAGTTTTTGTCCAACCAAAATGTTGCCCTTACTGTCAAGGAATCCAAGACGACTTGGAGAAAAGAAATCACTGTATTAGAGCAGACAATTGAACAAAAAAACAGGGAATTGCTACTTAACCTGTCCAACCCCACAAATCCCAGTGATCCGAGATGGCATGTTCTCTCAGGCTTCAAAGATGACCTGAAAGAGGACAAATATCAAATGCTTCAAACTTGGTTGGGAGGAACAATTGCCAGAGAGGCAGTTTATGGAATATATGTCCAAATACTCAACCTCGAAGCTAAAAATAACCATCAAGTTCTAAATAGCTTTTTATCTGAAGTATCTATAGTTTTAAAAGGACATTTAAAGGAAATTCCTCCGATCCAATATGTCCAGGGAAATGACCCCTATCTCGAATTCCTATATTATGCTGCCAGGATATTCGCAAAAGCCGACAACAAAGATTGGCACAAAGCAATTTTAGAGGACATACCTGCCCCATACAGAGATTTTTTGCTGGCAAAGCATTTGGTAAGACAAAAAGACCTGGACAAATCATTGATTGTCGAATGGATACCTCTCTTCCAAAATGAAGAAATCCGAACTTTCATAAACAATTACCTGCTTTCATCCAACCTGGGCAAAATCATCGACGATGCAGCCCTTCAGAATTCTGACCTAAAACCAGTCCGATTATATGACTATTTGGGCAAGTGGACATTGATTGACTTTTGGTACACAGGATGTTCGGCATGCATAAAATACTATGAAAAAAGCCTTGGTCCACTCGAAAAGTCGCTGACAACAAATCCAGATTTTCAGATCATTTCAATTTCCGTGGACAAGTCCCCGGAAAAATGGCTCAAAAGCTTGGAAAAAGGCACCTACACTTCTTCACATGCAATCAACCTCTTTACAGCAGGGGAGGGGCATCACCTTCCATGGCTGAACGAGAACAATATTTTTGGCTACCCTTCCCAGATCCTGCTCTCTCCGGATGGGATCGTTGTTAAAAACACCGGACTGAATCTTCCAGCTGACGCCCTTTTGGAGCTTATCCTTTCTCATATCAATTCCATAAACCATACAAAACCCAATCATAACTGA